The Paenibacillus sp. FSL H7-0357 nucleotide sequence TGACACTTGAACAGCTATACTGTTGAGCGGATCATAGGTCGTCGTTTGTACCGTGGCCGTGCCCTGCGTTTTGCCGGGTACAATATCCAATTTGAGCATCGGGATGGGATATGACGCTACCTCTCCCCGCTGCAGCAGCTTTGAGCTGAAACGGAAGATTGTCCCCTTTTCGTCCGTCTCATAAATTGCGATATACATTCCAGCTTCCACATCGGCTAACTCGAAAGGCAGGGCGGAAACCGGAACCGCTTCAGCAGGTACACGGTCAAGCACAATGTCCGGGGTATCCAAAGGCTCCACAGAAACGATTCGCTTTAACTCATGATAGACTTCATCATAAACTGCAGTTTTGACCAGAGCTCTGCCGGGTGCACCTCCCGGACTAACTTCAATCGGAGCCACAAGCGGAGGAGCCGCAGTGTCAAACGGTGTCACCGCAACCTCCATCGATTTCCCGCTCTCTCCAGCCGTTTCGCTGGCCGAGGTCACTGTTACATAATAGGTGGTGTCATTGGCAAGCTCCTTCACTGATAAATAGGTGCTTGTTGCAACGCCTGCCGGTGCACCGTAGCCCTCCCCTGCGGTACGCAAATAAATATTATAATGATCCGCATTGGGAGAGGCAGACCAGTTCAGTTCAACCCCGCGATCCCGCGCGCTTGCTGTAACATTCAGCGGTACTGCCGGAGCCGAACCACTGTCATCGAACCGCATCACAACCGTTCTGTAATCTCCTCCTGACTGTGCCATATCCGTGAATGCAGCATAGACAATGCCGTCTTCCACGTATAGCGAGGTATGATCTACCGCTCCTTTGGAAAAACTTTTGTTCCCGACAAATTCCCAGCCCTTATCTCCTTTGCCGGTATATTTCATTACAATGGCTTTTCCGCCATTTTCCGCTGACCTGAACAAGATATAGGGTATGCCCTGATCTATAAAAAGACGGGTATAATTCAGGTCGTTATCAGGATTCCCTTCAAAATTTTTGCTGCCGACATAATCCCAGTTCTGCCCGTTAAATTTGACCAGATTCGGCCCCACATCCCGAAAAGCCAGATATGGCGTTCCCTCGTACACAAATACCGATGTCCACTTGACGGCCTTCGCAGTTGTCATGTTCTTGGTAAACCCGCGTCCGCCTAAAGCTACCCACTGGCCGCCATCATACATCATGACAGTTCCCCGGTTGGCGTTATTATCACGGAAAGCGACATAAGGCGTGATTCCGTCTACAAATAATGATACATAGGTTCCTGCCGCACCTACGGATATGATTCCGTCCCCGACAAGCTCCCAGCCAGTGTCGCCTTCACCGCTATATCTCATTACCATCGCACCCGGCTCTTGGCCATGAGCAGGCTGGACGTTAAAAGCAACAAAAGGTATACCGTTCTTATCAATAGCCAGAACTACATTATCAACCAGCTTGTCGACGATGCTTCTCCCTCCAACGGGCTCCCATTTGGTTGCACCCTTTCCTGTATACTTCATGACCGTAACACTGTTATGGATATCGGTAGATGCGACATACGGCACGTTATTAAAGAAAGCCAGCGAAGTATATCCAACGCCGCCTTCCAGAAATCCTGGGCTTCCAACATACTCCCAACCGGTGGGCGTGTGTTTTTTGACGGACACTTTTCCATTCTCTACGATGGCCAAAAAAGGTGTGCCGTCATTTACGATCAAAGAGTTGTCCATAGTGGCAGAGCTGGAAACAGTTCCTAAAGATTCCCATACGTTCAAACCCGGCGTAGCGTTGACCTCTGCAGATTCAGCTTCATCACTAACCCCATTCTCATTAAAAGCCCTCACCTTGAAGTAAACTGTCTTCCCACTGGTCAATCCTTCGGTCAATGTATATGCGGTTGAGCTGTTCCCGGTAACTACAGCAGCCGGTGTATCCGGATAACTGCTGACTTCCGCATCACGCTGGTAGATGTAGTAACCCGTTGCATCTGCTCCAGTAGCGGCAGTAACCGGATCCCAGCTAATGTTCACTTGTGCATTATTGACCGAAGTGGTCTGCACATGCAGCGGAGCAGTTGGCGGCAAGGCCAACGGCGTTATCTTGATTTCATTGGAATAACGTCCATCCACCGTACGGATCATAAACCGGTAGGATGTATTATTTTCAAGCTTTGGAATCACATCACTTCGTCCTTCTCTGCCGACAGAGCTGAATTGTACCCCGTCTTTAAAAATAATGTATCCAGTAGCCTTTTCTGCTGCGTCCCATTCCAGTTGAACTGCCGAATCCCGCACTTGACCCCAGAGTTTGAAATCGGCATCGCTGTATTTGATGATAGATATGGACCCGGTCTTACCGTCTTCTACGTAGCTGACATATGGTACTCCACCCCTGACTGTCATATCAGATAGACTCTGAACTGTTACGGATAATGATTCTCCAAGCTTATCCCAGGTGTAGCTCCCATCTAGGAGCTTGATTAAGCTTTTGGCAGATACGGTGTAGGGTTCAGTATAATCCCGATACATGGCATATACCTTTCCGGCTTCCGCAGATAAGGTATATGAGCTTACTCTATTCTCGGAAACCGTATTTCCAGCCTTCGTCCAATCTCCCAATAATTCACCCGCTGAATGCTCCATAACTGTCAGCCTGTTGCCGTTCGCGGAACTGTCTACATATCCGAAATATAATATCCCGTCTTCGACGATTAACTTAGGCATGCTAAGCGCTCCACCAGTGAAATTCTGGTTGCCGATCCGTTCCCATTCCTTGCGGTCCGGATTGTATTTCTTCACAGTTGCTCTCTGTGCACTGTTGCTTGAAATATAGCCTACATATAAAATACCATCGTCATCTATTGCAAAAGGGGCATCACTGCTCGGATGGCTTCCCTCAGGACTGGGTATTAACGTCCATGCTCCTGCAATGTATTTTTTGATCTGCCACACCTTTTCACCCTTAACGACTCCCGAATACGCTACATATGGGGTTCCATCCACTATCGTTAAGGTTATGTGCTCAAGCGTGGTGCTTTCACTGACAAAGACAGGCCCTCCGAGAGTCTCCCATCCCTCTTCCGCCAACTTGCTCACATGCAGTTCATTCTTATCTCCCCTATAAGCCAAATAAGGTATATCATTGTCGATTACGAAGGAGCTGGTCACCGAAGCCGCCGGCATTGGGATTGCCTCCGGCGGAGTAGGAAGCATCTTCCATTTCACTCCGTCATACTTTTGAATCGAAGGAATACCGTTTCCGCTTTTATAAGCAGCGAGATATTTAATGTACAGTTCGCCCTTGCTGTTATAGGCTATTTCCGGAAGGGCAGCTTTCGCAGCAATTTCCCTATTGCCTTCATATATCCAGGTTCCCTCCGCTTCCAATCCTGCCGCGCTGCTCTGGCTCCTCCCGAAGCCCTGCACCAGCATTGCCGCAGAGAGCAAAACTATCAGCAGGCTCCTGCACCATCTATTTCCCTTCACTTTCACTTTTCCATCTCCCCTTATCTTTTGTATACGTTACATTGAATTGCCTGCACCTATAAAAAATCGGCCTTCCCTGCAGTATTAAGCAAAGAAGGCCGTTCATTGGAATGCACACTAATGCAGGCTGCAACAGCGGCAATTTCCTAGATCATGACAACTCAGTAAGCATATCCGCCGGTAAAGGTACCAGAGGTGTACAAGTCAATGCGGTTAATGTTAGAGAGAAAATAAGGAATATTCGTCTCTTGCGCTGCTAATGTTCCAAACAGCAATCGAATAACATCCTCACCACTGCCGTTGATATCAGTAGCCAAAATTGCCGGCACCAAGGTTCCGGAGGTAGCAATGTCCGGATTCGGGAAGGTATAACGGCTGGAGAACAGCTGCGTTCCCGGATTGTTAAAGGTTCTGGTGTAGTTAGGTCCAACCAGCGAGGAGAAAGTTACACTAATTACATCGGAGTCTACATCGACACTTAACGCTTCGTTGTCTATAAGACTCTGGAAGAGTTCGAGAACCGGACTGCCGTAGGCAGTATACGCTGCATTCGTGAGATTGTTGCGATTGCCTGTATAGTCAAAATAATCTGCATTGGCATTAATATCTGTAGACGTTATTGTCCCTACAAAAGTGCTGTCTAAATACAGATCAATAGAGCTGGTAGGTGCTGCGAAGACCTCTTCCGGCACGAGTAAACTTGCCGCAGAGACCGACACCGTAAATAAGAGACCAAGAATCATGAGACCTAATCTTCTGCCGAATATGTGGGTGCGTGATAAACTAATCATCTTCCACTCCTCCTAGATTATATTTGTACAGACGGAAAATTCCGCTGCGCAGCCTCTTCTTGAAGCTCTATGAAAATCCGCTATGCTATATTTAATTATGTCTGATTATATCTATTTATATCTATATATAACGTAATATTTGTTACACTCTAGTAAATATTTTCTGAATCAAACTAAAATATAATAAACGATTGTGCTGAACAGGATTAAAAATGAATCCTGTTCAGGCAGAACCGTTAGTTCACTCTAGGCATAAGATAGGATATCAATGGCGAAGGTGGGCGAATTTTATGTCCAAGAATAAACGCGGCAAAGCGCTCTGGCGGATGCCGTCCCGCGGCAGAGGAACCTGCCCGATCTGTGGCAGCACGCGAATCAAGCTGCTCTATATCGGCAAAGGTGTTGCCGGCGAGAAGCTTGAAGTTTGCAAGAAATGCGAGGGCAAACAAGCAGGTTGAAAAGATTAAGCCGGGGAACGTAATCTTCTTTCTGAATCACAAGACAGGAAGAACAAAGGGGAGTGCCGCATCTTCGGCACTCCCCTTTGTTCTTCTAATTAATTCAATTCATGCTGTGGCAACCAATTACGGACACCGTTATCTTCAAGAGTTCCCAGAGTAACATCCGAGATGCGGCCAAATTCTATCACTGGCAGGGGAGGCATTGAATTAACCTGCTCTCTTCTGCTACATGCTCATTTCAATACAATCTGATGGTATGCTCCCCGCTTGCCGTATCCAGAATCACTTCCCGCTCATGCTTCCAGGTAGGACTGCTCAGCCCAAGCACCTTATCCGGATCCCGATCCTCACCGCGAATCATAACCCAGTAGTCCTGATTTTCCAGCTTATGCATGAATAATCCAAAATACCGGCTCCGGTAAAATTCAGCGAAATATTGGCTTTCCCCAAGTGTAGCGATCCGGTATTTCACAACCAGCAGCTCTTGATTCCGGGGGGATTGCAAATATTCATATTGCCAGACCATAAACGACGAACAAAAGTATTTCCCCCCGAACAGCAACAGGATTAAGGAAACCGTCAGGATCAGGAGCAGCTGTTTTTGGAGCAGAACCAGTGACACACTTAGCAGGATTACATGATAGAGGACGATATATCCCCCGATGGGTGAAACCGCGGTCCAGGCGAATAATCCAACAGCCCAAGAAGGACAAGTAGTACATCGGAAGCAAGTAAGATTCCAAGTAAAAAAAATGATATTTTTTTGCGGGCAGTCAGCTTGGACAACATAAGGCCCTCCCTTTTCCAATCAGACATATGCCTAATGATATAAGCGGGAGCACATGGAATAAAGAGAAATTACCAGGTTTTTCTTTCCTGTTTTATTGTGAATCCGGCAGGTTTAATTGCCAGGTTAGTCATGCTTCACATACGGGTCTCCGGGAAACCCGGTTTGATCCACAGCCTGGAGATGTCCAGAAAACCAAAGGATCCCGTATGCAAGCCGAACAGACTCTGATTCAGCTGGGCTCTTTTGTTCATATGACAGCCATAGAGGACCCAACAATTCTCGCGCAGAATCGCTTCCGTCCGCTCCAGAAGTTCGCCTCTGCCTTCTGCAGGTTGTTCTGCAAAATGCTCCAGTTCCCGCTGTAATTGGTCCCGCTGACTGTCCTGAAGCAACGCGTGCAGATGGTTAGACTTGTTCACAAAGTAATTAATCATTCCCCACTGCCAATCATCTTCGAGCACCTCTTCCGCAAACAGGAAATCCGCTTGCTGCTTGACTTCCTCCATGTTGTATTCCTTGTAGGACATCAGGCAAATATGCAGACCGATTCGCTCCGCACGCTGCTGCAGCCACCCAGCTTCTTCAAGCTCATCCTTTCTGGTAACATAAGCAAGCGTAATCTCTTCTCCGCTGTACCCGCTGGATTCCAGCAGCTTCGCCGCCTCTTCAAGCGAATGCTCTTTCCAGATAATGCGGCGGCTGTACCAAGGCAGGAAGCTGTCTGCCGGTGTAATCCGGTTACCGCCCAGTTCCTTGATCAGCGCAGATGGATCATAAAGAAGACGCATCGCCTGGCGAAAAAACGGATTGTGCTGAATGCCCTCTTTGCGAAAATTCACGATAATATATCTGCAACCCAGCGCCGGATAATCAATACTGTTGCCAGAGCAACCATCCGAATAGGAGCCTGAAACTGCGGCATCCGGCAGCTGGTATTGGCGTGCACCAGAGCTCTGATCCGGCAAATACCAGATTTCGACCCGGTCCAAAAGCGGACGAATGCTGTAGTAATCATCAAAGGCTGCAAGCACAAGCACATCTTCATTCAAATTCATCAGCCGGTAGGGACCTGTTCCAAGGGGTTCCTGGTCATTATCAGCATCAAAGGGCAGAATCGACATGTGAATGGAGCTTAAGAGATGAAGAAAAAAGAGATTAGGCGATGACAGATTGAAGCGGATCCGGTGATCCCCCTCAAGCTCTACTTCTTCAATCCCCCGAAAATGCCATAATGCCGAACTGTCCAGCTCCACCAGCCGCTGCAGCGTACTTTTCACATCCCGCGAGGTCATCACTCTGCCGTGATGGAAACGAACACCTTTGCGCAAATAGAAGATATAGCTGGTATGGTCCTCATTCGCTTCCCACATATGGGCCAGAGCCGGATGAAAGGAATCGCTGACGGCATCATATGTAACTAAAGTACTGCAGATTTGTCCGATCAGATAGGCTTCAAATGCTGTGTACACAAAAGCGGGGTCAAGCTTCTCCATGCTGCGGTTGCGGGTAATCCGCAGGATATCAAGTCCTGTGGTCGATTCTGTCTCACTCTGATAGCCCATCTGTTTATTTAACAAGGTTAATAACCTTTCCTTTAACGGACCTTTGACCTCAGGCAGCCCAATTAACTCGATGGCCTGCTTTATTTTCCCGCTGCTAATCAGCTCCAAAAGGTAATTCTCCAATATCTCTTCCACAGTGCGTAAAAAAGTCATCACCGAGGTGTGGCCTCTCCCCCGTCCTGCCTGCCACTGAATGAACCCCTTCTCCTCGAGCTTGCGCAGAATAAATTTCACGTTGCGTGGCGTGCAGCACAGCACAGATGCCAGCAGCTCAATTGTCACCGGAATAGGCATATGAATATTAAAGGGATTATTAATCTCCGAGGCAACCCGTAAATAATGTGTGACGTTATTGTCCATGATCCATGCTCCTTTAAAGGTGAAACGGGGAACGCAAACCTTACACTTTTACTTCCCCCTTTTATCATTACAATTATACATAAAGCAGCTTCGATTAGCAGGTTTAAAAATTCAGCAACCAGAGTAGGAGATTCACATTATATGAAACAACATTTGCAGCACATCCATCCCTTAGCCTGGACCATTATTATCGGGACAATGTTCGGACGCCTGGTTACCTCCATGAGCATTCCCTTCTTATCCATCTATCTCACCCAGGTGCTTGGCGCTTCCGCGACACAGACTGGTTTCACGGTAGCTGTCAGCTCACTGGCTGGCGTCCTGATCAGTTTCTATGGAGGTTATATCTCCGATGTTATCGGGCGTAAAATCGTAATGCTGGTCTCGGTCTTCGGCTGGGCCTGTGTATTCTTCGGCTTCTCTGCCGCCCAGCATTTATGGGTATTCTTCCTGGTTAATACGCTAAACGGCCTATGTCGTGCCGTATTTGAACCTACTTCTCGCGCCTTACTGTCGGATATTACCCCACCGGACCATAAACTGCTCGTGTTCAATTTAAGATACG carries:
- a CDS encoding ABC transporter substrate-binding protein gives rise to the protein MDNNVTHYLRVASEINNPFNIHMPIPVTIELLASVLCCTPRNVKFILRKLEEKGFIQWQAGRGRGHTSVMTFLRTVEEILENYLLELISSGKIKQAIELIGLPEVKGPLKERLLTLLNKQMGYQSETESTTGLDILRITRNRSMEKLDPAFVYTAFEAYLIGQICSTLVTYDAVSDSFHPALAHMWEANEDHTSYIFYLRKGVRFHHGRVMTSRDVKSTLQRLVELDSSALWHFRGIEEVELEGDHRIRFNLSSPNLFFLHLLSSIHMSILPFDADNDQEPLGTGPYRLMNLNEDVLVLAAFDDYYSIRPLLDRVEIWYLPDQSSGARQYQLPDAAVSGSYSDGCSGNSIDYPALGCRYIIVNFRKEGIQHNPFFRQAMRLLYDPSALIKELGGNRITPADSFLPWYSRRIIWKEHSLEEAAKLLESSGYSGEEITLAYVTRKDELEEAGWLQQRAERIGLHICLMSYKEYNMEEVKQQADFLFAEEVLEDDWQWGMINYFVNKSNHLHALLQDSQRDQLQRELEHFAEQPAEGRGELLERTEAILRENCWVLYGCHMNKRAQLNQSLFGLHTGSFGFLDISRLWIKPGFPETRM
- a CDS encoding S-layer homology domain-containing protein: MKVKGNRWCRSLLIVLLSAAMLVQGFGRSQSSAAGLEAEGTWIYEGNREIAAKAALPEIAYNSKGELYIKYLAAYKSGNGIPSIQKYDGVKWKMLPTPPEAIPMPAASVTSSFVIDNDIPYLAYRGDKNELHVSKLAEEGWETLGGPVFVSESTTLEHITLTIVDGTPYVAYSGVVKGEKVWQIKKYIAGAWTLIPSPEGSHPSSDAPFAIDDDGILYVGYISSNSAQRATVKKYNPDRKEWERIGNQNFTGGALSMPKLIVEDGILYFGYVDSSANGNRLTVMEHSAGELLGDWTKAGNTVSENRVSSYTLSAEAGKVYAMYRDYTEPYTVSAKSLIKLLDGSYTWDKLGESLSVTVQSLSDMTVRGGVPYVSYVEDGKTGSISIIKYSDADFKLWGQVRDSAVQLEWDAAEKATGYIIFKDGVQFSSVGREGRSDVIPKLENNTSYRFMIRTVDGRYSNEIKITPLALPPTAPLHVQTTSVNNAQVNISWDPVTAATGADATGYYIYQRDAEVSSYPDTPAAVVTGNSSTAYTLTEGLTSGKTVYFKVRAFNENGVSDEAESAEVNATPGLNVWESLGTVSSSATMDNSLIVNDGTPFLAIVENGKVSVKKHTPTGWEYVGSPGFLEGGVGYTSLAFFNNVPYVASTDIHNSVTVMKYTGKGATKWEPVGGRSIVDKLVDNVVLAIDKNGIPFVAFNVQPAHGQEPGAMVMRYSGEGDTGWELVGDGIISVGAAGTYVSLFVDGITPYVAFRDNNANRGTVMMYDGGQWVALGGRGFTKNMTTAKAVKWTSVFVYEGTPYLAFRDVGPNLVKFNGQNWDYVGSKNFEGNPDNDLNYTRLFIDQGIPYILFRSAENGGKAIVMKYTGKGDKGWEFVGNKSFSKGAVDHTSLYVEDGIVYAAFTDMAQSGGDYRTVVMRFDDSGSAPAVPLNVTASARDRGVELNWSASPNADHYNIYLRTAGEGYGAPAGVATSTYLSVKELANDTTYYVTVTSASETAGESGKSMEVAVTPFDTAAPPLVAPIEVSPGGAPGRALVKTAVYDEVYHELKRIVSVEPLDTPDIVLDRVPAEAVPVSALPFELADVEAGMYIAIYETDEKGTIFRFSSKLLQRGEVASYPIPMLKLDIVPGKTQGTATVQTTTYDPLNSIAVQVSADAIAVPVKGDFLPAGVLSYKPGEDIAVAAGSYIAVYEINKSRQINGFAQAKVSAGQIYTAPPAGNNPEFQSAVVPPAAKPDLLKVDEAWALKELNNAEAAVLSIDLKDVDSSATGAISVWFPQSVIRLAVQLGKPLQILDRGSKWTIAAQQLLSAEAEEVTLTFTQKTAVDQPANTEGRILYTITSSVKNLDPLDKNSFALNAQISVSGGESDPDKLVIYVQDEQGNWRYLDSKITGGSIEFQPAQWGAYLLTKSTKTFGDLNSHWARHAIEVMAARNIATGTDEGLFAPNQILTRAEFAVMLDRLLNLKMEAAVFKDVPEDAWYAVGVNAAAAAGIIGGAGGVYRPQDSLSRQEMAVMIMRAYHLSNAGAAVTGATPAFHDAGRMGTWAQQAVNEAAALGIIEGQPGGMFKPDGKTTRAEGMTVLYRLLKLPAK